From Aedes albopictus strain Foshan chromosome 1, AalbF5, whole genome shotgun sequence, one genomic window encodes:
- the LOC109405218 gene encoding tRNA-specific adenosine deaminase 2 codes for MDQFMEQALEQARKAEQLKEVPVGCVFVYHGEIIANGCNLVNETKNATRHVEFICIDQVLEYCKTRSLKHEDVFREVTVVVTVEPCIMCAAALIQLNVSEVIYGCKNDRFGGCTVLDVPGLLQTNIPIRGGVRAEEAMELLKEFYKGENPSAPVPKVKSQR; via the coding sequence ATGGATCAATTCATGGAGCAAGCCCTGGAACAGGCACGCAAAGCGGAACAGCTGAAAGAGGTCCCAGTGGGGTGTGTATTCGTCTATCATGGCGAAATCATTGCCAACGGTTGCAATCTGGTGAATGAAACGAAAAATGCCACCCGCCACGTAGAGTTCATCTGCATCGATCAGGTACTGGAGTATTGTAAAACCCGGTCCCTAAAACATGAGGACGTCTTCCGGGAAGTGACCGTGGTGGTAACGGTGGAGCCGTGTATCATGTGTGCTGCTGCACTAATCCAGCTAAACGTGAGCGAAGTCATCTACGGATGTAAAAATGATCGATTCGGAGGCTGTACTGTACTGGATGTTCCGGGGCTACTCCAAACTAACATTCCCATACGAGGAGGGGTCAGGGCAGAGGAAGCAATGGAACTACTCAAGGAATTCTACAAAGGCGAGAACCCCTCAGCGCCCGTTCCCAAGGTGAAAAGTCAGAGGTAA
- the LOC109412858 gene encoding cystatin-like protein, with protein MPTAYFSIFCLLLGRYYKACIDNSPVLSFSLGCSTSISSLSSIGSIKPAYSALKELHSSSSTQRPFVISNIKDRITMDGAPEPVRVGGVNPMENLETEHHDFIKAALEQSKTHAGRKYKIVRATQQVVAGSLHTFYIVFEDDETQQEYKITAWSRPWLQDKGEGLKLTFDKHEKK; from the exons ATGCCTACTGCGTACTTTTCCATCTTTTGTCTGCTTCTAGGGAGATACTACAAAGCGTGCATTGATAACAGCCCCGTGCTTTCTTTTTCTCTCGGTTGTAGCACCAGTATCTCCAGTCTATCATCCATCGGTAGTATAAAACCGGCATACAGCGCACTGAAGGAACTCCATTCATCAAGCAGCACTCAACGCCCTTTCGTCATCTC GAATATCAAAGATCGCATAACCATGGACGGAGCACCAGAACCAGTCAGGGTTGGTGGAGTCAATCCGATGGAGAATCTGGAAACGGAGCATCACGACTTCATCAAGGCTGCATTGGAGCAAAGCAAAACGCACGCTGGGCGTAAGTACAAGATTGTTCGGGCCACCCAGCAGGTGGTGGCTGGATCGCTGCACACGTTCTACATCGTGTTTGAGGATGATGAAACGCAACAGGAGTACAAGATTACCGCCTGGAGCCGACCGTGGCTGCAGGACAAGGGTGAAGGACTGAAGTTGACTTTCGACAAGCACGAGAAGAAGTGA